The Tautonia marina genome segment CGGAGGGGTTGTTCGACTACATCGTCGTGAACCGGAACGATGTCAAGGCCATCGAAACCGAGACCGTTTCCCTTCAGGCCGAGACACCGGGCGACCTGCTGATCGACTGGCTCAACGAGTTGATCTTTCGGTGTGAGACGACGCATCGGCTTTACACACGGTTTGACCTGACCCTCTCGGAGGACGGTCGGAAGCTTGACGCCTCGATCGCCGGAGAAGCGATCGACCGTGACCGGCACATGCTGGATCACGAGGTGAAGGCCGTGACCCAGCACGGGGCATCGCTCAGGCACGAGGGAGACGCCTGGATCGCCGAGCTGATTCTGGATATTTGAATCGGAGCCGATGGCAGGCACGTTGGGTTCGATCGCGTCAGATCGTCTCGACGGGCAAATCGTGCTCGGCGATGAAGCGGTCGGCCTCGGTGCGGGTGAAGATGCCCGCGGTCGTGCCGACGGCCCGAACGCAACTGGCACCGAGGGCGCTGGCGAGCTTCAGGCAACCGGGCTCGTCGAGGCCGGAGATGAGCGCGGCGATGTAGCCGGCATCGAAGGCGTCGCCGCTGCCGGTGCCGTCGACGTAATCGACCGGGTAAACGCCGAGCTTCAGACGGTGGGATTCGGAAAGGGAGATCGAGCCGTGTTCGCCTCGGGTGATGACGACTCGAGCGGCCCCGAGGGCTCGGAAGGCCTCGGCCTGGCGGATGGCGTCGGTTTCTCCGCCGAGGATCAAGGCCGCCTCGTCGGTGTTCGGCAGGAAGACGTCGGTGTGGGGGAGGACCGGCTTGAGCTTCGAGAGGTAGTCGGCCGGGCCGGGGCAGGCGACGTCGAGAACGGTGGTGATCCCCTGGGATCGGGCTCGGGCAAAGCGATCGGCGAGGGCGTCGGGGTCGAGGCCGGGAAGGATCAGGTAGCCGCCGACATAGAGCACACGAGCCTCGGGGGTGATCGCCGCGTCGAGGTCGGCGGCCGAAAGGGCGGCATTGGCCCCGAAGCTGTGGATGAACCGGCGGTCCTCCCCCTTGACGTTGACGATGAGAGTCTGGCTCGTATCGCGGTCGGGATCGACGATGAGGCTCGACGTCTCGACACCGGCCGCTTCGAGGGATTCCGCGACGAACCGGCCGAAGGCGTCGCCGCCGACCCGGCAGCAAATACGGGCCCCCACGCCCAGCTTCGACAGGACCACGGCCACGTTCGCGGCCAGGCCGCCAATATTCAGCACAAGCTCGTCAACCTTGACGAGTTCTCCCGGCTGGGGGAAGCGGTCGATCGGCGGGGTGAGGTGATCGGCAACGATCACCCCGGCGCAAACCACCGGGGTGCCCTTCGGAGCGGTAGCGGACATCGTAAACTCGGACCTCGCACGGTGCGGGAGGGTCGGGGGAGGAGCAGGCCAATGCTCCCAAGGCTACCGCGCGGGGTCGGAGTCGGGAAGCGTCTGGCCCGGCCCCAGAGATCGATCAACGGGGCCAATCGTGGTTCGATTAGCCTGCCGCTCCATTCTGATCAACGGTCTGAGAAGGAAGGTTGCCGGGCTGAGCGTCCGTCGAGACGACAACCTCGTCGGGATGAGGGTCGGAGGGATCAAGGGCCCGCTTGCCGATCATCTCCTGGATCTCGACATCGGTGATGACCTCGCGTTCGATGAGGGCATCGGTCATGCGTTCGAGCTGCTCGCGATTCTCTTCGAGAAGACGGAAGGCTCGGGTGTCGGCCTCTCGGAGAATCCGGGCGACTTCCTCATCGATGACCTGCTGGGTGTGTTCGGAGTGGTCACGGGCCTCGGTCATCTCGCGACCGAGGAAGGGGTGCTCCTCGGCCCCTTGGACGTAGACGGGGCCGACCCGGGGGCTCATGCCCCACTGGGTGACCATCATGCGGGCCAGTCGGGTGGCTTGCTTCAGGTCTTCGGCCGCGCCGGTGGAGAGATCATCGTAGATGAGCTTCTCGGCGGCTCGACCGCCGAGAAGGACATCGAGCCGGGCCTTGATCTGGCTCTCGGAGTAGCCGAGGCGGTCTTCCTCAGGGATAAACTGGGTGACGCCGAGCGATCGACCGCGGGGAATGATCGTGACCTTGTGGACGGGGTCGGTCTTGGGGGTCATCCAGGCGACCAGGGCGTGACCGGCCTCGTGGTAGGCGGTGGCTCGCTTGTCTTTCTGGGTGATGAATTCCTCGCGCTTGGCCCCCATCATGACCTTGTCGCGGGCGGCCTCGAAGTCCTGCATATCGACCTTGTCTTTGTTTTCCCGGGTGGCGATGAGCGCCGCCTCGTTGACAAGGTTGGCCAGGTCGGCGCCCGACATGCCGACAGAACCGCGGGCGATGGAGTCGAGATCGACCTCATCGGCCAGGGGAACGTTGCGGGTGTGGACCTTGAGGATTTCGAAGCGGCCCTTACGGGTCGGCCGGTCGACGGTGACGTGACGATCGAAGCGGCCGGGGCGCAGGAGGGCCGGGTCGAGCACGTCGGGGCGATTGGTGGCGGCCAGCACGATGACGGTTTCGCTCGGGGTGAAGCCGTCCATCTCGGTGAGGATCTGGTTGAGCGTCTGCTCGCGTTCGTCGTGTCCGCCGCCGAGGCCGGCCCCTCGGACGCGACCGACGGCGTCGATCTCGTCAATAAAGAGGATGCAGGGGGAGTTTTCCTTGGCCGTCTTGAACATGTCCCGGACGCGGCTGGCACCGACGCCGACGAACATCTGGATGAATTCCGAGCCGGAAATCGAGAAGAACGGCGCACCGGCCTCGCCGGCGACGGCTCGGGCGAGCAGGGTCTTACCCGAGCCGGGAGGGCCGATCAGGAGAACTCCCTTGGGAATCCGACCGCCGAGGCGCTGAAACTTGTCGGGAGTCTTGAGGAACTCGACGATTTCTTGCAGCTCGGCCTTGGCGTTCTCCAGGCCGGCGACCTCATCGAAGGTGGTGCGCTGCTTGGACTTATCGTGCCGCTTGGCCTGGCTCTTGGTGAAGTTGCCGAGAATGCCGCCGTCGAACTGATCGCGGGCCCGGCGCATCATGAAGAAGATCAGACCACCGATCAGGAGCATGGGCAGGAGGAAGCTGAGCCAGAGCAAGGTGGTCGGCGCCTGGGGCTCAAGCACCTCGATCCGAGGGGGAGGACTTGAGCGAGCCTCACCGGTGGCTGGGACGGTTTCTCCCTGGAGCAAGGCCATCACCCGATCGAGTGCGTCTTCGGTCGGGATGGTGGTGGTGAACTGGGAAACGGTTGTGGCCTTGGCGCTGTCGGAGGCCTTGTACTCCTGGTCGGGGGTACGAAGCTTGCCGCGAACGTCGCGTCCCTGAAAGGTGATCGACTCGATGTTGTCGGTGTTGACCTGATCGAGGAACCAGGGGTAGTAGCTGACACGGATCTCGGACTTGAACGGGTTCCACATCAGGAAGACGAGGACCATCGCCGCGATCAGGAACAGGAGCGACCACGGGGGGGTCGGCGTGCCGGTCGATCCGCCACCGCTGCCGCCGCTTTGTTGACTGCCGGGTTTGCGGCGATCGGCGGGCTTGCGATCGGGGTCGCCGTCTTTGGGGGCTCGCGGATTCTCCATCGGCTCGTTGTTCCGTCCTTAAATTGGGCAGCCCGACGGGGGCACTTCGGGCGAGTGGCTGGCGTGCAAATCGATTGCCAGCCGGTCCTCGATCTCACAATTGTAGACCGGGCGGCGTTCCAGGTCGACCGCCACCGGGTCTCCGAATCAGAATCAGCACCACGGATTAATGACCGGCACCAGTGGCTTCGAGCCATTTCTCCGCGTCGATGGCCGCGGCACATCCGGAGCCGGCGGCGGTGATGGCCTGGCGATAGTGGGTATCCACCACGTCGCCGCAGGCAAACACGCCCTCGACATCAGTTGCGGAACTGTAGTTGGGCATTCGATCGCGCAGATCGGCCGGGGCTTCGATCCCGTCCCAGGCAAGGGCGGCGCGGGTCAGGAGGTAGCCCTCGGGGGTCATCGCAAGCTTCCCCTTGAAGATACCGGTGTTCGGGATGTGGCCGATTGCCAGGAAAAGACCGGAGAGGTTCAGATCGGTGAGAGTCTCGTTGTCCTCGGTCGATCGGAGCTTGACCCCTTTGAGGATCGGCCGGGGGTCGGTGTCGCCGTAAACCTCGTCGACGACGGAGTTCCAGGCGAAAGCGATCTTCTCGTTGGCGAAGAGCTTGTCCTGCATGATCTTCGAGGCGCGCAGCTCCTCGCGGCGGTGGATCAAGGTGACCTTGGAAGCAAACCGGGTGAGGAAGGTGGCTTCCTCAACCGCCGAGTCGCCGCCGCCGACCACGGCGATTTCCTTCCCCTTATAGAAGTGGCCGTCGCAGGTGGCACAGGTGCTCACGCCGGCCCCCTTGAAGGGGCCTTCGTTGCCGAGCCATCGGGCCGAAGCGCCGGTGGCAACGATCAGGGCATCGGCGGTGTACTCGGTGATGGTGCCGCTTTCGGGGTCGCCGCTGGGGTCGTCGGTCGTCTTGACGCGGAAGGGGCGTTGCGAGAGATCGACACCGACGACGGTTTCCCAGCGGGTGTCGGCCCCGAATCGCTGGGCCTGCTCGCGCATCTTGTTCATCAGGTCGGGGCCATTGATGGCCTCGGGGAAGCCGGGAAAGTTCTCGACGTCGGTCGTCAGGGTGAGCTGGCCGCCGGGCTCTCGGCCTTCGAAGACGATCGGGGAGAGGTTGGCGCGGGCCGAGTAGAGCGCGGCGGTCAGGCCGGCGGAGCCCGAACCGATGATGATCACGGCGGAGTGCTGCGGCATCGTTTCCTCACCTTGAATCGATCGATCGACGAGCCATCGTTGGCCCGACCTTGCGTCACCGGGTCTTCGACGCAAACGCCTTTAGACCGCCTGGATCGGCCCGGCGAGCCACGACCGGCCCACACGCGAGTCGACCCAGTTGCAGCGATCCGGCAGGATCGCACCAGTGGGCATTATACGAGAGTTTGAGGCTCGCCGCCCAGAGATGCTCGGCAAGAGTTGCAGAAGTGGTCGAACAGCGCGATTGGGTCGACCAAGTGTGACCTAAGGTTCCTGAAGA includes the following:
- the trxB gene encoding thioredoxin-disulfide reductase, whose protein sequence is MPQHSAVIIIGSGSAGLTAALYSARANLSPIVFEGREPGGQLTLTTDVENFPGFPEAINGPDLMNKMREQAQRFGADTRWETVVGVDLSQRPFRVKTTDDPSGDPESGTITEYTADALIVATGASARWLGNEGPFKGAGVSTCATCDGHFYKGKEIAVVGGGDSAVEEATFLTRFASKVTLIHRREELRASKIMQDKLFANEKIAFAWNSVVDEVYGDTDPRPILKGVKLRSTEDNETLTDLNLSGLFLAIGHIPNTGIFKGKLAMTPEGYLLTRAALAWDGIEAPADLRDRMPNYSSATDVEGVFACGDVVDTHYRQAITAAGSGCAAAIDAEKWLEATGAGH
- a CDS encoding archease — encoded protein: MGTVEHFEHTADVGFRVRAGDLTDLFRTAAEGLFDYIVVNRNDVKAIETETVSLQAETPGDLLIDWLNELIFRCETTHRLYTRFDLTLSEDGRKLDASIAGEAIDRDRHMLDHEVKAVTQHGASLRHEGDAWIAELILDI
- the ftsH gene encoding ATP-dependent zinc metalloprotease FtsH; the protein is MENPRAPKDGDPDRKPADRRKPGSQQSGGSGGGSTGTPTPPWSLLFLIAAMVLVFLMWNPFKSEIRVSYYPWFLDQVNTDNIESITFQGRDVRGKLRTPDQEYKASDSAKATTVSQFTTTIPTEDALDRVMALLQGETVPATGEARSSPPPRIEVLEPQAPTTLLWLSFLLPMLLIGGLIFFMMRRARDQFDGGILGNFTKSQAKRHDKSKQRTTFDEVAGLENAKAELQEIVEFLKTPDKFQRLGGRIPKGVLLIGPPGSGKTLLARAVAGEAGAPFFSISGSEFIQMFVGVGASRVRDMFKTAKENSPCILFIDEIDAVGRVRGAGLGGGHDEREQTLNQILTEMDGFTPSETVIVLAATNRPDVLDPALLRPGRFDRHVTVDRPTRKGRFEILKVHTRNVPLADEVDLDSIARGSVGMSGADLANLVNEAALIATRENKDKVDMQDFEAARDKVMMGAKREEFITQKDKRATAYHEAGHALVAWMTPKTDPVHKVTIIPRGRSLGVTQFIPEEDRLGYSESQIKARLDVLLGGRAAEKLIYDDLSTGAAEDLKQATRLARMMVTQWGMSPRVGPVYVQGAEEHPFLGREMTEARDHSEHTQQVIDEEVARILREADTRAFRLLEENREQLERMTDALIEREVITDVEIQEMIGKRALDPSDPHPDEVVVSTDAQPGNLPSQTVDQNGAAG
- a CDS encoding carbohydrate kinase family protein is translated as MSATAPKGTPVVCAGVIVADHLTPPIDRFPQPGELVKVDELVLNIGGLAANVAVVLSKLGVGARICCRVGGDAFGRFVAESLEAAGVETSSLIVDPDRDTSQTLIVNVKGEDRRFIHSFGANAALSAADLDAAITPEARVLYVGGYLILPGLDPDALADRFARARSQGITTVLDVACPGPADYLSKLKPVLPHTDVFLPNTDEAALILGGETDAIRQAEAFRALGAARVVITRGEHGSISLSESHRLKLGVYPVDYVDGTGSGDAFDAGYIAALISGLDEPGCLKLASALGASCVRAVGTTAGIFTRTEADRFIAEHDLPVETI